In the genome of candidate division KSB1 bacterium, one region contains:
- a CDS encoding cytochrome c oxidase subunit 3 codes for MTSTAATAKVEFHEHHDYTGGKIGMWLFLFTELLLFGGMFIVYAVYRYQYPQEFHQAAMELNTLLGTINTIVLLTSSLSMALSIATLQRGKRKVSLAFLSFTIFCALVFLVNKYFEWSDKIHHGIYPNSEELLNFEKGEVLFFGLYYMMTGLHGIHVLAGAIILSIMAYFIAKRPSEKYYFYPEKLKDLQGSKLVIINQKGEEIWNGATINESVDQFSVNIKRPLTDKYIDKNNIGKLENSGLYWHLVDVIWIFLFPLFYLIT; via the coding sequence ATGACAAGTACAGCAGCAACAGCAAAAGTCGAATTTCATGAGCATCACGATTATACCGGCGGAAAGATCGGCATGTGGTTGTTTTTGTTTACCGAATTGCTATTATTCGGCGGTATGTTTATTGTTTATGCAGTTTATCGATATCAGTATCCCCAGGAATTTCACCAGGCTGCCATGGAATTAAATACCCTGCTAGGCACAATTAATACAATTGTATTGCTTACCAGTAGTTTGTCAATGGCATTATCCATTGCAACTTTACAAAGAGGTAAAAGAAAAGTTTCTTTGGCATTCCTTTCCTTTACGATTTTTTGCGCCCTGGTATTTCTGGTCAATAAGTATTTTGAATGGAGCGATAAAATCCACCATGGCATATATCCAAATTCCGAAGAGTTATTGAATTTTGAAAAAGGTGAAGTTCTCTTTTTTGGATTGTACTACATGATGACCGGCCTTCATGGTATCCATGTTTTGGCAGGAGCTATTATCCTTTCGATAATGGCTTATTTTATCGCCAAACGGCCGAGCGAAAAATATTATTTCTATCCTGAAAAACTAAAAGATTTACAGGGTTCAAAACTTGTGATCATAAATCAAAAGGGTGAAGAAATATGGAACGGCGCAACCATTAATGAATCCGTCGATCAGTTTTCAGTGAATATTAAAAGACCGTTAACTGACAAATATATTGACAAAAACAATATCGGAAAGTTAGAGAACAGCGGATTATATTGGCATCTTGTAGATGTCATTTGGATATTTCTGTTTCCATTATTTTATTTGATTACTTGA